TTCAACACACAAGAGACCAACCAAGAATCGACGTATATGCAATGGGACGGTTCTGTAATTTCACTTCCGCAAGCAATtgagtttttaaaatatagaggttaaattttattttagagaaaattgTAGGATGACTCGTTTGACAAGGTCGAAATTGGACccacttttttaaaaattaagttttaGAACCTTTTGCTTTCATAATCAAGAAGTGAAATTACCAAATAGGTTTCTTTGAGGTTGATACTTGGGTATTGTTCTAATTGTTcaaaaatattcttaaactACCGATAATGACTCAAAAAACAGTGAAAGTTTTGTTTCACAAATATCCATGAactattgaaaattttcataaatatccttaaactaaaaaaataaaaaatactcttattaattcaatttttacaccaaattttttaacaaactttgtgactaacaaatttcatttattttatttttaatttatttaaagatTTTAACTGACCGCAAGATACTAGGAAATACGATCATTTTCGATTGTTGTTTCTCACAATTTTATTCTTGATTATAGCATGCAGATGTTAGTATTTATATGTGGGTTCTGTCAAGTTGTAGGTTTGGTTTTTGTGTGCTTGTTAGAGAGTTCATGATATATATTTTGTATGTGCAGTGAGCAAATAGAGAGCCAAAGTAAAGAAATCACATGTGTTAGGGAAGTGTAGTAAGAAAAGTGATATTGAAGTATCATATCTCAGGGGAGCCTCTATAATGTGATATGAAACTGAACCAGAAAGCAATCCTGTGAGATCCCTTAGTAAATCTGGATTGTTGTATAAGTTTGCTTAGTATCTTCAGGATATTAATTTTGAGAAGAAACTTGTACTTATGAACTTTTTTAACATTCAATATATGATCTCTTCAATCTAGTTCAAGACCCCCAATTATAGGTGTAGTTGCACTAAACAAGGTTACCTACGTGTTtgtgttatgtttttttttttttttgtcttgttACTCATTTTGTTTTCTCGATTATTAGCTTTAGTGTAATATTGATTTTCCAAATTTAGTTTGTGCTATTTTTCAAAAACCATTGTTTTAATTTACATCGATATATCAATATTTTTCACATTTTCACGGGTTCAATATCAATAGAAGGGGAGAATCGATATTTCTACTACATCATAGAAAAATCCACGAACCacaaaacataaacataaaaatgacactaatataaataatagacaaatttatttattttaaaacaataaaatatatatttactaattattttttttaattttatgtttttatgatttttcaaaaattctgtctattataataataaaggaaaatgttacttctgaattgatctcatcctttaaaaaaaattctttgttgagtaataacttaattctttactaaaatactatttattataaatatcaataacccatcGTTCTCAGTTACGAAAAAAAATTTGGCTATTCtattagttcatgaattcggacatgaattctatctcaaagaatagggagataggaaagaaatgcatatagtaatggagattagaattagactaatttattcatataaatgaaaaaatggatttttcctattttttcaaaaaacttcatttctttctgattctgaattgcttcaaaaaaaaattgattcagaccatctctttcgcgatcgtatcggtcgatactttaaccctttaaatagattaaaatatactaatggAATTTTCTCTAGAATATCTACCTAAATGGAAATTTCAAGTAAAATTAAGACTTCGGTATATTTAATGTCGATATTTTAAACCTTAGTTAAAGTACGAAATTCCACAAAATCTttataaattagaaaataaaaattatccTTTAAAACATACTAAAACATTAATCAGTTGGATAAAAAAATCTCACACGCATATtaatattcaaatacatttttttatatgACAATTAACTGGATGTTAATTACAACAATAACTATTGAGATTGATTGTGCTTGCGATCTATCATTCTAtgttaatagtcaaataaaGTTTTGGTTGGTAAGAAAATCTGTCTAAATTTTGGATCAATgagattgtttttaaaaaatttttaaGCTCATGTATAAAACTTTTCAATAATTCAAAAAATTGTAATGGATAGTCTTTTGAGAATATAATATAGCAAATATAACAcattgtttttagaattttgcaaatataacaaaattctcactttttaaaatactctccatcttaaaattgttattattctcaaactaccatttaataatttatttcttctcttctttttaatGCCCTAATCATCTCCTATTTATTCCCACTTTTAAGGCCTAATCATCCTTTCTTATACAGGAAAACCGATATGTTCTTCCTATCTTAATCTTGATTTTAGGATATCAATGGTACATTAATtgcaataataaaataatgGTTGTTGATCAgagtaatttaattttgtttgtgatttttctttactttctttGATATGCATTTTGAGTTTAATCTGAtttcaaatgattttgttttatttttttaacattggttttgttttgattttgcTTTGTTCTCAGTTTTGTATATGTTGTGATGTACTTATATTGTATGTATTAGTtggttgatatacttactacgtaattttcattttttcaaattttatgcaattCATTATAGTATTATTAGATATATGAATGATATAACACAGAGTAtcattatcaagtatatcaacaTTATATTATTAAAGCATATCATCATGTAAGTAAAGTGAATCATTATCAAGTATATGAATCAAGTTTACCAAGTGTATATCAAcagtgtatcaagtgtataagTAGGACTTCTAGCACATCAAATGTATTTAATCAATAAAGTGCATCAATGAAGAATACCAAGTGTGTGTATCTGCAGTTCATCAGGTGTATCAAACATATCATGTGCACCAAACGTATCAAATTTGTTGAGTGTACCAATGAAGCATAACAAGTTTATTAGTAATGcattaagtgtatcaaacttatCAGTGAAATCCTTAAAaggtatcaagtatatcaagACCTAAAAGTATAAGTGTATCAAGACCTAAAAATATCaagtatataaaaaataatcaagtgtAATAAAGAGTATTAGGTGTATCAAGGTGTTTCAAGTGTATTAAATGGTATTGAGTGTATCAAAGAGTATCATATCATGATGTATCAAGGTCCAAATATTATTAAGAAGTATCAAAtgtatatcaagtgtatcaaagaGTATCAGGTGTATCAAGAGATATTTAGGCATGTCAAGTGTGTATTAActgtgtatcaagtgtatcaaatgtatatcaGTGTAATAAGGGCATTTGTAACATTTTACGACTTGTATATGTGGGTTGGGATttgtttttgctatttttgcaaacaatatatttgtgtgctatggatttaattattataacttgttttgccattttttttcgAATGTCCCTAgtttttaatcaaaattttaagtGTTTCCATCCGAAACTAATCTCAAGAGTATCCTTTAATTACCTTTTTAAAAGTTCTggagtattttttttatacaaattACGAAGTTAAAGAGACATTTGGACAAAATGATTGACCTATAATGTCACTTCATGATGGATAATGAAGCAAAACATAAAACTTATGTTTTTGAGATCCTATTTCATTCGGAGTTGGGTTTGGTTCATAGTacccaaaaaaaaaacccaaatttgGGAGTGGTACAAAGAAGAAATTTCCATAATCAGAATCCATACAGAGTTTGTTTATTATTCAAAATCCAAATGTAAGTATTATAAGTACAATGTAACTCAAATCAATTGAAAACAgaacaaatattttataataagTATATCCTAAAGTTGGATTTTACTTGGCTcaagaaattattaaaataatattgacTGGATGGGATATATTTAATTTGCACCAGAAAATTAATGAACACGAAATAGTAATTTAGTATAATATGCCTTTTGTAAACTCAGTTATAACCATTTCTTTCGATTTTTGTATTGTTTGTTCTTGTTCCTACACATTTTGATTCCCTCGTCCATCTCCTTTAACTTTCCCATTCACTCCATTTGCACCCTCTTTTCCAACAATTCTCCTCCAAAACCAATGATTCTCCCACAACAAATACACTTCTTCGATGGGAACCTGTTTAGTTTCTGGCAACAAGAAGAAAATGAAGCTGCTCATAATTACAATCAATCCAGCGAACAACAGGAAGATTCCGTACCGGAGATGGCACATAGCTGCAAGGAAACACTGCGCTATCAAAGCCGTGAAAAGCATGTTGACACACACCACCATACTCTGCCCGGCTGATCTCGTTTCTAATGGAAATAGCTCGCTCGGCACCAGCCAACCAAGCGGCCCCCATGACCTTCCATAAGCCAACACAAATATGCATATCACTATCACAAGGAAGATTCCAATTCCTTTTGGAAGCTCCTCCCCTTGTCCAAACTTAAGGGCTAATGTCACAGCTACTGCGATCTGTAGAAACATATCATAGTGTGAGGACCTATTCCTGTTAATTATGATACATCACGTTAAAAATGAAAGTTGATTTAAAGGAGATGTGAAGTTATGAAGTTACCAAGCAACATATCATTTCGGCTCCGGCTTCAAGGAAGAAAGCTCTTCTTCCAAACTTATCAACCAAAAGCATCGAAATGAAAGTAGCAACAACAAGGGCACCACTTGTGATGGTAGATGAATAAAGGGCTGCATCAGAACCAAATCCCAAACTTTGGAACATTACAGGAGCATAGAACAGAATGGAGTTCATGCCAGTGAGTTGTTGAAATGCAGGAATTCCCAATGCACCAATCACGAGCTGGGGTCGGTTTTTTCGCTTCAAGAGGTTCTTGAACGGGTGTTTAATTGCTTGTGCCTCGTTGCTAGCATCAATCAGATCGTCGAACTCGGCATCAACTTTTTTCGTCCCTCGAATTTTCTCTAGCACAGCTCTTCCTTCCTCCATTTTGCCCTGCTCTACCAAACTGTTGGGTGTCTCAGGAAGGAAAAGTCCCCCAATGAACATCAAAGTTGCCGGGACTGTGGCCAGTCCAAGAGACAATCTCCACCCCCATGGATGAATCTTATCAGTTCCATAGTTTATGAAGTTTGCTATCAAAATCCCCAAGCAGGTTGTCAGTTGAAACAGTTGGTTAACCGCTCCTCGGATCTTCGCGGGGGCCATTTCGGATAGATACAATGGCACTGCCTGGAAAAAACATTTGAGGGTTATTTCGGGCAATTTCTCTCTCTCAGACATGAGTTTTAAATGGTTCATGTTAATTCTACATTACGTAATTACATAATTAAGTAGTAGGTTTCTTACTTGGTTGCCGAAACCGATACCTACGCCGAGGAAAATCCGTCCAATGATCAGCATTGCGATGTTAACTGCAGCGGCATTGATGACGCCGCCTAAAAAGAAGCTGATGGATCCGACGAGGATACTTGCTCTTCGGCCTCGATTTCTTGTTACATAAGAAGCAGCAAAAGTGGAGACAAGACCAGCAAAGTATAAAGAGGAAGTGAAAAGTGTGAGAATTTGGTTGTCATATTTACAGTAATCTGTTTCTTTTAGATGAAGCTGCTTTCTTCTGTATACTTTTGGGAAAAATTCCTTCAGAAAATCATCCATAGACGTAACTCCACCTGAATTTTTAACAACATAAAACTCCATCATTCTTTTCCACACATCCTTTTATGTTTGGAAAAGTATTGCAGATGTATACAACTTCTATCTTATTTTTGGAAATTGAATACAGCTCATATTTTTGCCTTTTATAACATAGcaaaaattaataatactttaatttttcattaaaaagatTTATCATCTGGTTGGGTGTAGCCCAAATATAGATACAGACACTTGGCATATATCCAAAAAAATTTTGggatttttcaaaataaaaaaaattaacaaactatctggcttcctaaaataaaaccactgcaaataaaattaattagacTAGATTTTTCTGGAGCGTAATAGTTTTTCAAATGTTCTATTCTTGATAATTTTTTATATCTTACAATGATTTCCTCTTGTTATTAAATGTGTTGAATATTTAGTTAAACAACAAAATAGCAACTTGTTTGAAactattttttagattttaaaaactCAACTTGGTATTTGACAACATAGTTAGAAAGTAGCCGacaaaaaatatgaaatttaggATTGGGAGGAGTAATTATaagttaaattttttaaaattgccAATCAATTTTCAAACAAGACTTAACTTTtggtttttattaattattaaattaccTATAGTATGTATAAAAGGTGAAACTTTTTTCGCTCCATTAAATTACCTTTAAATTTAACCACACCTAAATATACACTTGCAATGTttactctaatttaaaattaaatattatacaTGTCATTTGTCTTTTATACTGCTTATAAACagactttttaatttttacccTTAAGTTGGAAATtggtaagttttttttaaaactaataaaacttttttaaaaattatttttaaaactaaaaaaaagggggaaaaaacacaacaaataaaatatgatCAAAGGCAACGGGAAATCTTGGTTAAAAGTAATTGAAAAATATGGCATAGGAGATAATACAGTGATTGGGAAATcttgtatttaatttttctatctaaaaaaactctaaaattttattaaaaatggaaatgattataaatagaaagaaattgaaggaaGATTTCAAATTCTACACATTGTAAGTATTAATATACTTCTATAAGTTTTCATTAATATCACTAAAAGTCTATTCGTAATGGAACGgagattttgatatatttaaaaatatatatatatatatatccgtAGCGTCATTAGAAAATAGGAGGGGAGACGATTTGACTTCCTTACCAAAGTGTTGGTCAATAATTTTAACGGGAAAATGACTgcgaaaaatgaaatttaaaatttatttttgttcacAAATTTATGCACAACTTTAAAATGTTTTATTCTCTCTCCACTGGAGGTTTGGTATCCAATTTGGAGTGAGTTGGATGAGGCAAAAAAACTCAATTACTGAACTCAAATTAAAGTATTTATCttaattgaatatataaaaacaagtaaataaattttttacAAATTAACATTTTATGTATGGAGTGATTTGAATGTACCTAAACCAAATGATTTATGTTAAAAGAATATTTGGAACCAACCCAATTCAAACCACCAGAACATCACTTTAAGGACACTTTTGGATAAGAATAATTTTGAGTAGAGAGAAAGgggaggaagaaaagaaagcttTTAACATGCGGTTTGAAAAAGGAAATCATCACAAAAGGGGCTGAATGGAGAAGAAGAAGCGTAAAAGGGGCAGATtgaaacgaaaaaagaaaatgtgttTTCTTGACCTGAATATGGGTACTTAGGTAATTTTACTTTGTTGATCACGTCACCTAAGTTCAAATAATACTATTAGTTTTCGTGTTgtactttttcatttttttcacaaaaagaaaaagaaaagaaaagaaaaaactttataaaaattttGGAATTCTTCTGTGGGtgaaaaacattattttaaaacaatgacAGAAATAATGAAAGAAACAAGTAGAAATTTGGAAACgtaaaacaagaaagaaaatcACATGGCCATAGATagcctaaaaaaaaaaaaaggtcataTTTTCTCTATCTTTATAAAATTTCGtattttttcatattaatttgcgaaacatttttaaatataatataataaattaaaatatttaaactatatcaaaattttggattaattttatATACATAGATCCAcctgtaataataataataatgtggAATTTAGAAAGGGATTTATGAATTTTTTGTTGTaatatgataaaaaagagtatcTAAAATCTACAGTAATGCTAAAAAATTTCTTCCTTTCTACCCAAAGGAAAGTTCCCAAAAGCaaaaggaaaaaattaaaataaaataaaaaagaaagaaggaaaaggaaatcCAGTCTAATGAACACATGTTGAAATTGAACAAGCAGAAATTTTCTAGGTTTTCTTTTGCTTTCTGGTGAAGTAATTGGTTGCTAAAAAAGATTGAGATGAACAAAAACAACCCAGAAAAGAACTCTTCAGGaattagaataaaaaaataattctgtaagaaaagaagaagaagatatacCAGAAACTCCAAGATCATAGCCAAACAGCGATCCACCAAGAGCAGCAACAATGCAAGAGGTAATAAAATATGAAGTAATCCGATACTCATAAAGATGAGCTCTCTTCAATGGAGCTC
The sequence above is drawn from the Cucumis melo cultivar AY chromosome 2, USDA_Cmelo_AY_1.0, whole genome shotgun sequence genome and encodes:
- the LOC103503067 gene encoding sugar transport protein 14-like, with protein sequence MAGGGFGDGGAPLKRAHLYEYRITSYFITSCIVAALGGSLFGYDLGVSGGVTSMDDFLKEFFPKVYRRKQLHLKETDYCKYDNQILTLFTSSLYFAGLVSTFAASYVTRNRGRRASILVGSISFFLGGVINAAAVNIAMLIIGRIFLGVGIGFGNQAVPLYLSEMAPAKIRGAVNQLFQLTTCLGILIANFINYGTDKIHPWGWRLSLGLATVPATLMFIGGLFLPETPNSLVEQGKMEEGRAVLEKIRGTKKVDAEFDDLIDASNEAQAIKHPFKNLLKRKNRPQLVIGALGIPAFQQLTGMNSILFYAPVMFQSLGFGSDAALYSSTITSGALVVATFISMLLVDKFGRRAFFLEAGAEMICCLIAVAVTLALKFGQGEELPKGIGIFLVIVICIFVLAYGRSWGPLGWLVPSELFPLETRSAGQSMVVCVNMLFTALIAQCFLAAMCHLRYGIFLLFAGLIVIMSSFIFFLLPETKQVPIEEVYLLWENHWFWRRIVGKEGANGVNGKVKGDGRGNQNV